The Papaver somniferum cultivar HN1 chromosome 3, ASM357369v1, whole genome shotgun sequence genome includes a region encoding these proteins:
- the LOC113356412 gene encoding protein CELLULOSE SYNTHASE INTERACTIVE 3-like isoform X2 yields the protein MSKFPSPEPRQRVSPSSPRQRDLNGTSPMDNPESTTARVAQFVEQLHAKMSSQHEKELITARLLGIARARKDARTVIGSHPQAMPLFVSILRSGTTVAKLNVAATLSALCKEDSLRLKVLLGGCIPPLLSLLKSESFEARKAAAEAIYEVSSGGLSDDHVGMKIFVTEGVVPTLWEQLNPKTKQDKMVEGFVTGALRNLCGDKDGYWRTTLDAGGVEIIMGLLSSDNITAQSNAASLLARLMLTFPDSIDKVIDAGVLKILLRLVGRENDISVRVSVADALESFSSKSTAGRKAMVDADGIPILIGAVVAPSKEGIQGEGGRLLQGHATRALANICGGMPALILYLGDLSQSPRLSAPVADIIGALAYTLMIFEQDTNKEEASFDVSQLEDILMMLLKPRDNKLVQERVLESLASLYGNTHISKWLNHSDAKRVLTGLIITASTDVQEFLILSLTSLCSDGIGVWEALGKREGIQLLISLLGLSSEQHQEHAVALLAILTDQTDDSKWAITAAGGIPPLVQLLETGSLKAREDAAHVLWNLCSHSEDIRICVESAGAIPAFLWLLKSGGFGGQETSARALTKLIRSADAATLNQLLALLYGNTPRSKVHIARVLGHVLSMASREDLAQKGAPGNKVVKSLVEALESSNKESQESAASVLTNLFDSRQDISDSVGIDETIHPRIKLLTSKTQGVDTQSAKGLRTIPQSSVPRSTRSASVMQSSTNINDTNKKYEGDVKSLIKIAKTSSIGSAETAVASLANLLSHPHIAEEALAGDVISALTRVLGEGTLEGKRNAARSLHHLMNHFPIDEVLSSNAQRRFVLLALVDSLSSMDLDEPDSVDVLDVVAMLARTKDAVNFSCPPWSVLTEVPSSLEALIRCLAEGLPPAQDKAIEILSRVCSDLPVLLGDLLVGTIRCITSLANRIMNSSSLEVRVGGAALLICATKEHKQQSMSALNASGFMKPLIYSLVDMMKINSSCASLEIEVKTPRGYIERTFFDEGCDFEVPDPATVLGSTVALWLLSIISSFHKKNILTVMEAGGLEALYDKLTSYTSNPQNEFGDTEGIWISSLLLSILFQDATVLMSPVTMRIIPSLAFLLRSDEIIDRYFSAQAMASLVNGGNKGIHMAIAHSDAVAGLISLIGYIESDMPNLVALSQEFSLLRNPDRVVLEHLFDIEDVRVGSIARKSIPLLVDLLRPMPDRPGAPPFAVSLLIRIAEENEENKLAIAEAGALDALPKYLSLSPQDSAETTVVELLRILFMNPELIRHEASISSLNQLIAVLRLGSRSARFSAVRTLHLLFDAQRIRDSESAKQAIQPLVDMLDAGGSEKEQQTALVVLIKLTSGNSSNAVALTDVEGDPLHSLCRFLLSATSSLELKRDAAQLCFILFSNKKVRATETASECIKPLLLLMQSNSTSAMESGALAFNRLLDDEQQVELAASSYEIVDLLVGLVSSNNNRLIEACISILIKLGKDRTPCKLDMVKAGIVENCLELLPNSPGSLCSMAAELFRILTNSSGIARSPAAAKTVEPLFMLLLRPDLDMWGQHSALQALVNILEKPQSLATLRLTPSQVIEPLIACLQSPSQTIQQLGTEVLSHLLAQERFQQDITSQNAVVPLVQLAGIGILNLQQTAIKALESISRSWPEVVASAGGIFELSKVIIQDDPQPSHELWESAALVLSNILRFNTEYYFKVPLVVLVRMLHSKMESTITLALNALIVVQEGTDASSSELLAEAGAVDALLDLLRSHQCEEISGKLLEALFNNARVREMKVTKLAIAPLSQYLLDPETKSQPGKLLAALSLEDIFQHEGHARSRDSVSACRALLRLLEDQPTEPMSMVAVSALQNLVMHSRTNKRVVAEAGGILIIQGLLLSSNSEIAAQAALLVKFLFSNHTLQEYVSNDLIRSLTAAVEKEFSATSINEEVLSTIKVIFSNFPKLHASEAATLVIPHLVVGLKAGTVAFQELVLDILCILRHSWSFIPIDISKAQAMAAAEAIPILQLLMKSCPPSFHERVDALLHGLPGCLTVTIKRGCNLKQSVGTTNAFCRLMIGNGPPRQTKVVSHSTSPEWKEGFTWAFDVPPKGQKLQIICKSKNTFGKSTLGRITLPIDRVVIDGVHSGVFSLKSDSNKDGSSRTLEIEVTWSNRITNEKIRK from the exons ATGTCGAAATTTCCCTCGCCTGAACCTCGACAACGTGTTTCACCATCTTCTCCCCGACAAAG GGATTTAAATGGAACATCGCCAATGGATAATCCAGAAAGTACAACAGCAAGGGTTGCTCAATTCGTTGAGCAGCTGCATGCCAAAATGTCTTCACAACATGAGAAGGAGCTTATTACAGCACGATTGCTTGGTATTGCCAGAGCAAGAAAGGATGCAAGGACGGTTATTGGTTCCCATCCACAGGCAATGCCATTGTTCGTATCAATTTTGAGAAGTGGAACAACCGTTGCGAAACTTAATGTTGCTGCAACTTTGAGTGCTCTTTGCAAGGAAGACAGTTTACGTCTAAAGGTGCTTTTGGGCGGATGCATACCCCCTTTACTGTCACTACTTAAGTCTGAATCTTTCGAAGCcaggaaagcagcagcagaagcGATCTATGAAGTGTCGTCTGGAGGTCTATCAGATGATCATGTAGGCATGAAAATATTTGTTACTGAAGGTGTAGTTCCCACATTATGGGAGCAGCTCAATCCGAAAACCAAGCAGGACAAAATGGTAGAGGGGTTTGTTACTGGGGCTTTGAGAAATCTTTGTGGAGACAAGGACGGATATTGGAGGACCACACTTGATGCTGGAGGAGTAGAGATCATTATGGGTCTTCTTTCTTCTGATAATATCACCGCCCAATCAAATGCAGCTTCTCTATTAGCTCGTTTGATGTTGACTTTCCCAGATAGCATCGATAAAGTTATTGATGCAGGAGTTCTTAAAATCTTGCTTCGTTTGGTAGGACGGGAAAATGATATTTCAGTTCGTGTTAGTGTTGCCGATGCATTGGAGTCATTTTCCTCTAAATCGACCGCGGGAAGGAAAGCTATGGTTGATGCAGATGGAATACCTATTCTGATTGGAGCTGTTGTAGCTCCTTCTAAAGAGGGCATCCAAGGTGAGGGTGGCCGATTACTACAGGGACATGCTACACGTGCACTGGCAAATATTTGCGGTGGAATGCCAgctttaatactttatcttggaGACTTGTCCCAATCGCCTCGTTTGTCTGCTCCGGTTGCTGATATAATTGGAGCACTTGCTTATACATTGATGATCTTTGAGCAAGATACTAATAAGGAGGAGGCATCATTTGATGTTAGTCAATTAGAAGATATTCTTATGATGCTTTTGAAGCCTCGGGATAATAAGCTAGTTCAAGAGCGTGTTCTTGAGTCTTTAGCAAGTCTGTATGGTAATACCCACATCTCAAAGTGGCTCAACCATTCAGATGCCAAGAGGGTTCTCACTGGGTTGATAATTACAGCTTCTACTGATGTTCAAGAGTTCCTGATACTCTCTTTGACAAGCTTATGTAGTGATGGAATAGGGGTTTGGGAGGCCCTTGGAAAGAGAGAGGGAATCCAATTGCTGATATCGTTGTTGGGATTATCAAGTGAGCAACATCAAGAGCATGCTGTTGCATTGCTAGCAATTTTGACCGACCAAACTGATGATAGTAAGTGGGCAATCACTGCTGCCGGTGGTATCCCTCCACTTGTGCAGTTATTAGAGACGGGGTCACTGAAAGCAAGAGAGGATGCTGCACATGTGTTGTGGAATTTGTGTAGTCATAGTGAAGATATTCGTATATGTGTCGAAAGTGCAGGAGCAATTCCAGCTTTCTTATGGCTTCTTAAAAGTGGTGGATTTGGAGGACAAGAAACTTCTGCGAGGGCACTCACAAAGCTTATCAGATCAGCGGACGCTGCTACTCTTAATCAGTTGCTGGCTTTGCTTTATGGGAACACACCACGCTCAAAAGTCCACATTGCCAGGGTGTTGGGTCATGTCCTCAGTATGGCATCCCGCGAGGATCTTGCGCAGAAGGGAGCACCTGGTAATAAAGTAGTTAAGTCCCTTGTTGAGGCTCTTGAGTCATCGAATAAAGAATCTCAAGAGAGTGCTGCTTCTGTCTTAACAAACCTATTCGATAGCAGGCAGGACATTTCTGATAGTGTTGGGATTGACGAAACTATTCATCCTCGTATAAAGCTTTTGACAAGCAAAACTCAGGGAGTTGATACACAATCAGCTAAGGGATTGAGAACAATACCCCAATCAAGTGTACCCAGATCAACTCGTTCTGCCAGTGTAATGCAGAGTTCAACAAATATAAATGATACAAACAAAAAGTACGAAGGGGATGTTAAGTCCCTTATCAAGATTGCAAAAACTTCTTCTATTGGTTCAGCCGAGACTGCAGTTGCTTCCCTCGCTAACCTTCTTTCTCATCCTCACATCGCTGAAGAAGCTCTGGCAGGAGATGTTATATCTGCTTTGACCAGAGTGTTGGGAGAAGGGACATTAGAAGGTAAGAGAAATGCAGCACGCTCCCTTCACCATCTGATGAACCATTTCCCTATAGATGAGGTGCTTAGTAGTAATGCTCAGCGTCGTTTTGTTCTTCTTGCGCTTGTTGATTCTTTATCTTCGATGGACTTGGATGAACCTGATTCTGTTGACGTTCTAGACGTGGTTGCCATGTTGGCTAGGACTAAAGATGCTGTAAACTTCTCTTGTCCACCATGGTCTGTCCTTACTGAAGTTCCATCGAGTTTGGAGGCATTAATCCGGTGCCTCGCTGAAGGGCTTCCTCCAGCACAAGATAAGGCGATTGAAATACTTTCTAGGGTGTGTAGTGATTTACCAGTTTTGCTTGGCGATCTTTTGGTTGGAACAATTAGGTGCATCACTTCACTAGCTAATAGGATAATGAACTCATCTAGTTTGGAAGTAAGAGTTGGAGGGGCAGCACTACTTATTTGTGCTACTAAGGAACATAAGCAGCAATCAATGAGTGCCCTGAATGCATCTGGCTTTATGAAACCTCTCATTTATTCCCTAGTAGATATGATGAAGATAAACTCTAGTTGTGCTTCTCTTGAGATTGAAGTCAAAACTCCTAGAGGTTATATAGAAAGAACGTTTTTTGACGAAGGTTGTGATTTTGAAGTCCCTGATCCAGCAACTGTTTTGGGGAGTACAGTTGCCTTGTGGTTGTTGTCTATAATTTCTTCATTTCATAAAAAGAACATTCTTACTGTCATGGAAGCAGGTGGTTTAGAAGCTCTCTATGATAAGCTTACTAGTTACACCTCCAATCCACAG AATGAATTTGGAGATACAGAgggtatttggattagttctttgcTATTATCTATTTTATTCCAGGATGCTACTGTGCTGATGTCTCCTGTTACGATGCGCATCATACCTTCACTTGCTTTTCTCTTAAGGTCTGACGAAATTATTGATCGATACTTCTCTGCACAAGCAATGGCCAGTCTTGTAAATGGTGGAAATAAAGGAATACATATGGCAATTGCACATTCTGATGCAGTTGCTGGTTTGATTAGCCTCATTGGTTATATAGAATCAGATATGCCCAATCTTGTAGCACTATCTCAAGAATTTTCACTTTTACGCAATCCTGATAGAGTTGTTCTGGAGCACTTATTTGACATTGAAGATGTAAGAGTTGGATCTATTGCGAGGAAGTCTATACCTCTTCTAGTAGACCTTTTGAGACCAATGCCAGATAGACCAGGTGCTCCTCCATTTGCTGTTTCCCTTCTGATCCGTATCGCTGAGGAGAATGAAGAGAATAAACTGGCTATAGCCGAAGCTGGAGCTCTAGATGCATTACCTAAATATCTGTCTTTGAGTCCTCAAGACTCAGCTGAGACTACCGTAGTTGAACTACTGAGGATTTTGTTTATGAACCCTGAACTGATTCGCCATGAAGCGTCCATCAGTTCCTTGAATCAACTGATTGCTGTTCTACGTTTAGGGTCAAGAAGCGCTAGGTTCAGTGCTGTTAGGACACTCCATTTACTTTTTGATGCTCAGAGAATTAGAGACAGTGAATCAGCAAAGCAAGCCATACAACCATTAGTTGACATGCTTGATGCTGGTGGATCAGAGAAAGAACAACAAACTGCTCTTGTAGTTTTGATAAAGTTGACTTCCGGAAATTCTTCAAATGCAGTAGCATTAACAGATGTTGAAGGAGATCCACTTCACAGcctgtgcaggtttttattatcCGCCACCTCTTCATTGGAGCTGAAGAGAGATGCTGCACAGCTCTGCTTTATTTTGTTCAGCAACAAAAAAGTGCGAGCTACTGAAACCGCCTCGGAATGTATAAAACCCCTTCTGTTATTAATGCAATCAAATTCAACTTCTGCAATGGAGTCGGGTGCCTTGGCTTTTAATAGGCTGTTGGATGACGAGCAACAGGTAGAACTTGCAGCATCTTCTTATGAAATCGTGGATCTTCTTGTTGGGTTGGTTTCTAGTAATAACAATCGTCTTATAGAGGCTTGCATCAGCATTCTTATAAAGTTGGGGAAAGATCGCACTCCTTGCAAACTCGATATGGTGAAAGCAGGAATAGTTGAAAATTGTCTAGAGTTACTTCCTAATTCACCTGGGTCTCTATGCTCCATGGCAGCAGAGTTGTTCCGAATATTAACTAATAGTAGCGGGATTGCGAGAAGTCCTGCTGCTGCAAAAACTGTTGAACCTCTTTTCATGCTTTTACTGCGTCCAGATCTCGACATGTGGGGACAGCATAGTGCCTTGCAAGCACTAGTAAATATTTTGGAGAAGCCCCAAAGCCTCGCAACCTTGAGATTAACTCCTAGCCAAGTAATTGAACCTTTGATAGCATGTCTACAGTCCCCTTCACAAACCATTCAACAACTTGGTACCGAAGTACTATCACATCTTTTAGCACAGGAACGTTTTCAACAAGATATTACCTCACAAAATGCAGTTGTGCCTCTTGTTCAGCTTGCTGGAATTGGGATACTGAACTTGCAGCAAACAGCAATTAAGGCCTTAGAGAGTATCTCCAGGAGTTGGCCAGAGGTTGTTGCTTCTGCCGGGGGTATCTTTGAGCTTTCTAAAGTTATTATTCAGGATGACCCTCAGCCTTCTCATGAATTATGGGAATCTGCTGCGTTGGTTCTGTCAAATATTTTGCGGTTCAATACGGAGTACTACTTCAAAGTTCCTTTGGTAGTCCTTGTGAGAATGTTGCACTCCAAGATGGAGAGTACAATAACTCTAGCGCTGAATGCTTTAATAGTTGTCCAAGAGGGTACTGATGCTTCAAGTTCTGAACTCTTGGCAGAGGCTGGTGCCGTCGATGCACTGCTGGACCTTTTAAGGTCCCACCAGTGCGAAGAAATATCTGGAAAACTACTTGAAGCTTTGTTTAATAATGCGAGGGTGAGAGAAATGAAGGTCACAAAGCTTGCTATAGCTCCATTATCTCAGTATCTGCTGGATCCAGAAACCAAATCGCAACCCGGTAAGCTTCTTGCCGCACTTTCTCTTGAGGACATATTCCAGCACGAAGGACATGCTAGATCCAGAGATTCAGTATCCGCATGTCGAGCACTATTGAGGTTACTTGAGGACCAGCCGACTGAGCCCATGAGCATGGTAGCTGTGTCTGCGCTGCAAAACTTGGTTATGCACAGTAGGACAAACAAACGAGTGGTTGCAGAAGCAGGTGGGATATTGATAATACAGGGATTGCTACTGTCATCAAATTCAGAAATTGCTGCACAGGCAGCACTGCTGGTTAAATTCCTATTTTCCAATCACACGCTCCAAGAGTATGTTTCAAATGATTTGATCAGGTCTTTGACAG CTGCAGTCGAGAAAGAGTTCTCCGCAACAAGTATAAATGAAGAGGTCTTGTCAACCATAAAAGTGATATTCAGTAATTTCCCTAAGCTGCATGCATCAGAAGCGGCAACACTCGTCATTCCTCACTTGGTTGTAGGACTGAAGGCTGGGACTGTAGCTTTCCAGGAGTTGGTGTTGGATATTCTATGCATATTAAGACATTCATGGTCATTCATTCCTATAGATATTTCCAAGGCTCAAGCCATGGCTGCTGCAGAAGCTATTCCGATATTGCAATTACTAATGAAAAGTTGTCCACCAAGTTTTCATGAGAGAGTAGATGCCCTTTTGCATGGCTTACCTGGTTGTTTAACTGTCACTATCAAGCGTGGATGCAACTTGAAGCAGAGTGTTGGTACCACAAATGCCTTTTGCCGGTTGATGATAGGAAATGGTCCTCCAAGGCAAACTAAA GTAGTGAGCCACAGTACAAGTCCAGAATGGAAGGAAGGGTTCACTTGGGCATTTGATGTACCACCAAAGGGACAGAAACTTCAGATTATATGCAAAAGCAAAAATACATTTGGGAAG TCAACTCTTGGGAGAATAACACTACCGATAGACAGAGTCGTAATAGATGGAGTACATAGTGGAGTTTTCAGTCTAAAAAGCGACAGCAATAAGGATGGGTCATCTAGAACACTTGAAATTGAGGTCACCTGGTCTAACAGGATAACAAACGAGAAGATTCGAAAATGA